TTCTGAGGCCTGTCTTAGTCGATCTTCATTCTGCAGATTATGAATAATGACACATGAATTATTATGCACAATGTACAGTAACAGAATCACATGGTCTCTGCCCGAATTCTCAGCTTACCTCAAACACAGACGCTGCATGCTGGTAAAGATGAACTGCTTTATCTAGATCTACTGGTTCAATTAGCCTGAAAAACGAAGCAAGATTACACTtagaaattctttttttttttttttttttgcaaactcagtTAATTTTGTTGTTGCTCACTTTACGCTTTATTGACATGCTTTTATCCTAAATGCCTCACTTAAATATTTTTAGGGGTTTTTAAAGGCTAAATGTGTGCATGTCACATGTGACACAAGTCTTTTTAAGCACCTCACCTAAGTACTGGGATTCTAACTATATACTCCAGAACCAGAACCCTTATAACACTTACAAATTCTGGTAAATACAGAACCTTGAGGAAAATACGGAAGGTGATGTACTTTCGTGACAAATATATTCAAAGGGAAAATTGCTCTCCTAGGAATGATCTTTGAAACTGCAGAACAATGACATCTGTTAAGCGGTGGATCCAGGAATGATTTGTTTACTAAGGCTTGTTTTGTTCATGCATGTGTATGTAGAAATGAACTCACTTTCCAGCCCTGTCCAATGCCATCGCAGCAGTGTCAGGCGTGCCATTTTCTACATACATCATGCTGGCTTTCTCGATATACTCAACTGCCTCAGGGATCCGCTGCATGTCCTGCAGAATGCGGTCAGAGTCAAACCACACCTCTCAGTCTTCATCACACTGTACACGCTATTCAAATGCAGTCACCAACACATTCTGGAACACTGAAGAACATTCCACTGTTCACTAAGCTGCCGTTGGTGTACAAACCATCATCTTCATctcaaaaaaaatacatcagttCTAAAATGTACCTGCCACTTTTATTTGGTTCAAAACATACAATCACAGACTCTCTAATGCTGGCTCTGTAAACCCAGTACAGTGTGTTGCTTGTAAAGTAAATTACTACATACTACTATAAAAATACACCACATTTCTAGTGGTAACAACTCAACTCTTAACTTACCTTTAATATCATTCCAGCTTGTTCAAGCGccctgaaaataaaattataggTCACAAGAGGCAATAATCCATTGAGCAATGACCATACTGACACCTACATAATTGATATTATACTTATATATTTTCAGATATAATACTTACTTGGCAGCATGGAAAAGGCTGCACATGTAGTTAAGAAAAGATTACTACTGGCGACTAACCCACTACAAACAAATATGTTCACATGTATTTTTACAAACATTAgaataaaacattaaatcagAAGCTGCTGTACTCCTGATTTCAGTGTGTAAGATGAGCCTTTCTTGCAGTTTAGGgacagggtttctcaacccggtcctcggggaccaccagacggtccacgtttttgctctctgccaattccctgccaattgggagagagcaaaaacgtggaccgtctggtggtccccgaggactgggttgagaaaccttggtTTAGGATACGctttgttgttgctgtgggcTTCTGCCTCCTTCAGGTACGCGTCCTTGGCCTGCTCAAGCTGCTTTGCATTCTTGAAGGCCACAGCTGAAGAAAAGACATCACTTAGGCAGGATTGTGGTCTTCATACTTACAAAGTCATACATTAACAGAAAATAATTTGCCTAAAAGCCTACAAAAAGtattaataatgtaaaaaaaaaaaaaaacatgcaataaTCCAAAAGCAATTGTAGTGGGCTtattacaattaaaaagatCATATATGTTTAACCCAGGAaggaaaaatattgtttttcttatacCCTAAAAACAGTGCTGGACCATGAATAAAATCATATGAATAAAAAGAGTACCTGCTTTTGCATACTCTGAAGCTGCACTATCATAGTCAGGCTTCCACTTCATAAAACTTGTCTTTAAACTGCCGTTAAAAAATACCAGTCAATACCACACACAAGAACACCAATCATTTGGTCAGTTAATCACAATACAGTCACTGATATGATCAGGAGTCTTtcacatacagctctggaaaaaattaagagaatactccatattttttaagaatctgtattgttaaatcctggtttaatcttGGTTCTGTTGGCAGAAGACTACACTAagcggcaggctgcttccaTCTAAGACTGCAGTACACAACAAcatggtgaagcaggagacactgggatgAGCAGCTAGGTAGAGGgtggaagtgactttctaatgccagagatgactgtcaacttatcagacagtttctcatgaatcagaggatgagatcaaatgaccttcaaaaggaatgggaaacattaagtgcactgctaggacagtttgtatcagcttcctagaagcaggactgaagtcccataaagcaaggaagaagtccttcattaatgagaagcagggaagaaccaggcttgagtttgggggggaaaaaagtatACTTTACACATAGGTGCATAcctataaattgagaaatgagtgaaccTAAAAATTATGCTGTGGTTCCTTAATTTTTCCCCAGAGCTTCTATGCCAGTTTGGTAGGAAAAGGCGGTCTGATGTAAAATCCTAGTAGTAAAAACGTAAGTATATCTCACACCTATCCGgtataggctccggacccctgcGACTCTGCATAGGCCAAGCGGGTATacagaatggatggatagataccTCACACCTATCGGAAACGTGATATTTAAGGTGCAATATTTACAGTTAAAAGTGCCTCTGGTTGATATTATATAGAGGACGGTGTGTGGAGCCGCGATTTAGGATCATATGCCTGTGATCTGAAGGGTCTGTAGTTGTCAGTGATGCTACTGTCTCGCTAGTCTTCACTTATATGTATATCATGATGTAAGAAACTATACATCTGGCCAAGAAATCTCTCCCCCTTTTACTTCGAAGACTGGCAGAATACAAAGCCTGCAGAATATGTAACTACGTGCATTGCAGGGGTCCGGATAGCGACAGCTTACACGGTGAGTATTATATAGCATTTGTTGCAATTTACAAAAAACACTAATAACCTATGTATTTAACCTTAGTCTTAAAAATACCAAACAAAACCGAAAGAAGACGTCTATAAAACAGGCATCTATCCACATAGCGTAACAGCAATCATATTTATTATCGCCAGCGTGGCTATATATAGTTAATTTAACATGAACCTTACTGCTTTTCAGCTTGGGATAGGTGGTCATGGGCTTCGTTTATTTTTTCAGCAGCCATGATACAGTCGTGGCAGTTAAAATAATACGCAgttgtataaatatataactgAGAAGAAAATTGGGACGAAATTCAGTAACACTTCCCCATCAGGCGTCTTCCTTGTTAAATTTTGACAACGAAATGTAGCAGGGTTACCAGACTGAGTTTATGATTCACGCGGTCATTTAAGTCTTGACACCGAATTTTTGGACAACAAAACGAAACGCTTTATATTCTGTTGCTGGAGTGAAATGCCCACAGATCTAAGCACCAAATTCCACagcattaaaaataattctTTTTAAAGgtgatattttatatttttaaaatatataggCTACATTGAGTGTGAAACATCAGGCAACCCAGAAGTTCTACGTTACAATCATGCGCCATACATCAGAAAAACGCGACTCCAAATCCTTTTCGGTTCCGGGTTGTGTTTcgttttattatattgatttaaattatgttactcatttttttccctctgtgttGTTGCtgaatatatgttttgcattggTGAGCTTAGTGATGGGCGGACGAAACTCAACGATGCTTTTAAGGCTTCTTCCTGATTGTGTCGGTATAAGGGTTCGAAGTTTCGAAGCTTTGAAAACAATGAGTGACACCTAGTGGTCTgcaaaaaatacagtaactgtgcACTAGAGACTGCAGAGGGAGCACGCCTACACGTGGTTGATTGTATCATGTGTTAATCCACTATGTGCATTAAAAGCTGAATGATCGTTGGATGTgttaatttataaaaaaatcatGCTACCCATTAAAAATACTCCAACAGATGTGAATGTGTGACATGATTGCATCATAATACcagtaaatatttgtattcatcTGACAACTGTTTGGTGAAAGAACATTGTTGCTGTGGGACAACATGAAAGAATGATTCAATATCAGTATTTGGGGAATTGTGGCAAATGACAAAGACAATCATAATAGGGATTTAGGAAATGTGCTTACGGAACAGggtatttattaaatatttaggcaGCTTTTTCTCTGGCTCAGTTTCACCTGCCTTGGAGAAGATTCCCTCACACAGTACAGATGATGCTGGTATGCAAAGATACTGAATGTGTGACCTGAAACAGGTGGGGATAAACAGCCTTATGCATGGTCCAGTAGCACAAAGGGTCCTCTGAGCCTGAAATGTGGGCATCTATAAATATAATGATAGATAGGGAGAAGTGAACAGTGGCTACTAAGCAAAATTTTTAACGAAATTCTTGACTGACCAGCCCTCAGTAAAATTTCAGATCTGatcatatattatttattatgattattatagtaaatataaatattcattACACTGCAGTCCTAAACATTTTCCATTGGTTGATAATTTTAAGCAAATGTAGTCCTATTTAGCCTGTATAACTGAACCTTCAATCATCTAACTAATAACCTGGTGAGCTGAGGCTTATAAAGTGATGCTCCTAGTTGGCACTCAGATTTCCAGTCTGGAGCTGTCCTGGGTGAGAGATGTCAAGCAGGCGTGTGTTTACTCATAGACCCTGCCTCCCAGTTTAGCActtgtacagtaccagtcaaaagtttggacatgccAAGCCACCTATAAAGGAATGTGATAGTGTCATATCATGACCTGACCTATACACAGTACAAATGGTTTTGGAGGTGTTTGACTACAAAGTGCAGGATAAGCAGCCGATTAGTGTCTACATACATGTGGGACCGcattcaggacagctggaaaagcatcccaggaggccacctcatgaaactagCATAGAGGAAAAAGTTGTGTCAGCCAGTCCTGGAGCTTCTTCTGCTAAGGTTTTAAGAGTACAACCATCAAACATTCCATACTTCTACGACCCATAGTGGTGGAGTGTACTTCTGCTTTTCTAAGCTGCCCCACCCTCCATTTTACTGAGATGTCCTGTCAAACACCCCATTTTTCACATTGACTTTTACTAGGATTTTGAAATTGCTGCCAGTCTTACAGATTCGAAGCCAAACTCATCAAACTTGATTCTCACAGTCATGGGGTAACAGTAAAACAAATGGCTACATTTGTTGGACGTCCTTGAACCCAGGTCCTCTCATCCAGCCAAAAATATTCAAAGTCAATGGGAGCTAAAACTGCCAATCAGGGTTTGAGTTGGTGGAGCCTctaacagccaatcagatttcacacattgacttcaatgatAAAATGTAAACTGCTGCCATTGTCACAATTTTGATGGCTGGTTACCCAAACTTGCTGACATGGCTAAGCTGGCACCCCCTTGCCTAGTCAGCACCGTCCTTTACTAACTTGGCGCCTCATTTGCTAACTTGGCTAATTTGGCACCCCCCGTTGCTAACCTTGCTAACTTGGCACCCCTCTTTCCTAACTTGGCACCCCCCTTTTGCTAACTTGGCGCCCCCTTGCCTAGTCAGCGCCCCTCATTGCTTACTTGGCACCCCTTGCTTACTCGGTGCCTCCCTTTGCTAACTTGGTGCCTCCTTTGCTAATTTGGCACTCCCTTGTCTAGTTGCCAACCCCATTGCTAACTTGGTGCCCCCTTGCCTATGTGGTGCCCCCTTTGCTAATTTGATGCCCCCATTGTTTACTTGACACCTCCCTTGTTAACTTGGCGCCCCCCTTGCGTAGACGGTGCCACCTTTGCTAACTTGATACCCCCCTTGCCTGTTTGGTCGGTCACTGGGTGACTGCAGTTCAAGGATCGATAAAGTTGGCAGAGCCTCCAACAGGCAATCAAGATTTCACTCCATAACTTGAATGGCAAAATTTAAACTGTTGCAATTCTCAAACATTTGATGGCTGGGTCACAGTGGATCAATGAGAGGTTGCAGTTCAAGGTTCAAAAAAGGGGGGTGGAGCCACCAACAGCCAGAGTTCACTCATTGACTTTAATGTGAAAATTTAAACTGGTGCCCCCTTTGCTAACTTAGTGCCCACCTTACCTGAAATCAGTGAGTGAAATCTGATTGGAGGCTCCACCAGCTTATTCAAACCCTGATTGGCAGTTTTAGATCCCATTGACTTTGAATAGAGGAAATATTATTGGTTGGATAAGAGGACCTGGGTTCGACAACATCCAGCAAATGTCACCATTTGCTTTACTGTGACCCCATGACTGTGAGATTCAAGGTTGGTTGGTTTAGCTTCAAAGCTGTAAGAGTGGCAGCAGTTGGAAAATCCTCCCAGTAAAAGTCAATGGGGTGTTTGATGGGACAGAatgtgcacaagcacattcCACCACTATGGGTTGATGAAGTGTGGGATGTTTTGTGGTTGTACTCCTAAAACTGTATGAAGAGAAGTGTATAGAAAATGGGGGAGTGGAGAAAAAAGCCAAGAACAACACGTGGACTTTTTCAAGCCAAAATAATGATAGTAATAATGGTTGCTGATGTAACAAACATTCAAAGGTCCATTGTTATTGTACCATTAATTAAGATGTAAAATCCTGTAGTTGCCAACACAGACATGTTTTCATTCATATAGTGCTGTCTTAAGAAGGTATGTGAGATTAAGAGAAaacacatataaaaataaaattgcttGAGCTGGATACAGATCCTGAAGGTTCAGTTGAGGTTCCCGGTGAAATTGTGGGTCTGATGTGTCAGAGTTTGAATGGATGAATACTGGGTGCAGCATATTCAGCCTTGTGCCATTTTACACCCTCATTGGCTTTATATGGACTAATGAAACCAAGAGGCCTGAACCGTAAGTAGAGCAGAAACTGTCACTACGTTTCATAATTCCAAGTTGGACAGATTGTCTCTGGGATGCCTGATTAGGCTTTCATTCAGCTGTATTGCTGTTCGTTTGGTCAGGTTCGTAGCCTGACATTGCAATTCATGATGCAACATTTTCTTAGTAGAAATTACTTGAGGCAGACACTCTTTTCCTCTGGTAGCTCCGCTGTAGCTGCGGGGAATGGTGTGAGCGCATGTACGGTCTCTTCAGCGACCACATATTCCTCTACGGAAAGTGGCGTAAGATCTGTTTTTAATGAGGCCAAAGATAACCACACTGGCGCTCTCTTTTCATCCCAGCAATCATGCGAAAAGGGCTGTTCCAGGATGTTGCCACTTCATTTATTAACATTTAGCTGGACTTCTCATTTGTTGCTGAATCTGGGCCAGTTTCTCCTTAGCAGGGTGCTTGATTTAAAGTATGGTACAATTTGccatgtttttgtgtgttttagtgCTAGATTCTGGTCAAAAGATTTTTTAACTAATAAATTTAGTGAATGAGTGAAGCAAAACACAGGCCAAGCATGGAGCAGCCTGATGGACATCATGTTTGCTACCACATCTGTGACAAGACACAATCTTTTATGGCCTAACCCACTATGAGGTTTATTTTCACCTGAGCTAAATTCTCTGCTGTATGCATCTGCAGAAATTTGTCCACCCCCAATAAAGCTGTGCAGAGCTGGTCATTTTCTTATAGTGTCAAAGTATGAATCCATGTTTAGAAGTTCACATGTCTAAAACAGACTCACTGCCACTACATTCTGAATTCTCTGCTTGACCTTTTCTTTTTGCATTCACCATGGCTGTTAAGGTCTAAAGGCAACAAGAACAAGTGTATGACATCTGTGCCATGTTTTAAACATATACATACCTTCCTAGTGGAGAGCTCAAATGTAGCATCCATAAGGTGCATCAGCTCTCTGAACCCTTCAGGCTCCTCCAGTGTAAAAGGTTGGCTGTTGCATAATTATACTAACCACACCCACTGCTTGCTTTCTAGAAGCTTGGGAGGGTGAAATTTTATTGTTCATGCCCAGTTTTTAGGAAAAATTTCTATGGGTTATAAAAAGTTATCTATTTCAGTTATAATTGGGGCCATACCTGGATTACTCACTGCACCATTATAATGCCTTCACATTGCTCATGTACACCATTTGAGGCTGAGCCAGCAGAAAGGAGACAGAAAGCTATGCTTGTGACGAACATGATCGTAAATAGGGAAATGAATAGTGGCATATCATATGCAAAATACATTTACCTTACTGGACGACAATGTCAAAACATTCCCAAATAGGtagtttttcctttttcctcaCAGGTTCAGTTGGGTGCATTTACCCTGCCCCGTAGCGATTTTGTTAAGGTGAAAACAAGTCATTGACTTTCAAGTAACAAGTAAGTTTGAAGTCTTGCCACTCAAGTTCTAAATCAAGGCCAGAGTTAAAACAGGCAAGTCTCGAGTCAACAAACCAAAGCCACAAGTCAAGTCTCAAGGCCTAAGCAAGTCTGAATATGAACTTTcgttctaattttatgccataacgaagttatacagtatataatgcATTGTTCTCATTTGGTGAGGTTGCAACCGATGAATCCTTGATTTGTGGGGTGGGGTTAGAACAACATCTGaggatttttaccgtcctctgcGCTTCTGTTCTTAGTACTGGACCCGGCCACAAAGAAGTTGACTTAAAATGGGTACCTGAGAATATAAGTAGGGAccagtacgcatattgagaaacaccacTATCATCACATGTACTATGATATGATTAGATTATTATGCATGTCTACATCATGATGACCATGCAGAAACAACTTTAACATACTATCTTTGGTAAAACTTCTGCTAGAAATAAATCAAGAAGATCTCAAAATTAAACTAAGCCCTTGATTACATACCATTGTCATGGCAACAGGGCATAGTACAGGCAGGAAGAGGTGATGATGATCCAATGGCGGCTCTGAAACACAAAGGGGTTTCTTACAGAAATTAAATACACTGGGTAAGACTAcaaacaaaaggaccacaagaGGTCAAAAAGCAACATGGAGAAAAACAACTAACTTCAAAAAATGACAAGGAAACAAGGTACAGGAACAAGGCAAAACTGGGAGCAGGAGCAAGCAAGGGAACATAGCACAAACCTGTAATACAGCACAGAGTAACATCTAACACAATGACCAACTACAGAACTGAACTAAGACAGGaacataaatacagaaaccaaaccagtggcctgtactacaaagcaaGGTGGCTTATCGGGATAATgatattcattcacttacattttgctcagactaccttaaatctgacaagttactccaataagccagtaaccccgcttcatagtacaggccactggtaacaaagcagcaggagtgagacatgCAACAATTATCCAATCAGAgagggtgcaggacaacgagcaatcaggtAGAACAATCAtgggaaacagggaaacaggtGGGTAAAATAAACTGAATCATGGAACAAAGAGACCAACCAAGAAACTAACAGAATCAAATACTAAGAATACAACAAAAACAAGTAATACTTAATGACAAACACAGGCACCTGGCAAAACCCAAAATAGAAGGCAAACCAAAAACTAGGAAAAGGAAAACTACAATAGAAAATAAACACTGGGGAACAAAATccaataattataaataaagagTAAGCTAGTTTCATACTCATGACCAAAGGGTTTATAATCACACACTCATAGAGCTACACAGCAGTCTGGGGAGCTGGGGAAACACACTAAGGGCTTCAAAgacacagggaggacaggatggccagtgacccctgctggccaaatggggggggggggggggagacacaaAAGGTTGGGGAGgatgggtgctgaccctgacaaccATATTTATGATAAGCATAATTTTTGTTGTTGCCCACCCAAATAATCCAAATGCCCACCCAAAAATAACAAACACCTCTGCTGCAACCCCATTACAGTCTATACTGATCACAACCCACTTGTGTTCCTTATCTGTACACAATCTGCAAATCAGCGGCTGTTGCGCTGATCTCTTATTATACAGTTTTAATCTGTTCATCAGTGTGATTCAGATAATTTAGTAGCCAATGTTATGTCAAGGTTGGGTTGAAATTTGTGTGGGCCCCGTGGTTTGTTTTGTTAATGTAACCTGTTTTGGTTTGCACTTGCGGGAAGCGGAGTTACGGTCTGCATATTTGCGATTGTCATTTCAGATTCAGGTTTTCCATATGAACACATTGCACCGAATTAGAAAAACCAGTTGATCATCTTGTTCCTGTTTCCCACTCTTTGTTCCCCAGTAGGATAAAAGAGGACTGTTAAGcctgtttttttgtgttcttgACTCAACTTTGTTTGAGATTGTGATTTGATATGCTGTATATTATGACCTTGGTTTTGGCTATTGACTACTTCTTTTGGATTTCAATTTGGCTTTTGTTCAGtgcgtgtacacacacacacacacacacacacacacacgtatgtatATATAGGGTACTTATGCTGTACTTAGTCTTGGTGGTTCTTGTACAACGGAACTCTGCAGTGGCACACAATCTTGGGATGGGTCATGAGTGCCACCACTGCTCTGCTCAGGCAAAGCTGGTACAGGAATGAGATTATGGCGATTTCGTCTCACTGTCCCATAAGGGCCGTGCACGAGGTATGAATGTGGAGTGATGTGTTCACCCTACACTGTTCCAGGTTTTCTCTGGTCTGTCACCCATAGTGATTGCCCTGGTGAGAGGTCTCTTGTGCGATGTTGCCTGTTGTACTGTTGTGCATCCCTTATTCACCTCTCCCTTTCCCTCTGGGCAGCAGCACCATCGGGAAGAGCAGGATCGAGCAAAGCCATTGTGCAAAGCTGTCTACCCCATGAGGAGCTGAGCAGGACTGTAACCATTTTGCAATGGGGTATCTCTGTATGCCaatcaggggctaagtcaagtttatcAGGATTAAAATACTCGGGCTAGGCTTAAAATTATTTggggctatagccccgagtgatcggacctaacaACGCCCATGATGCCAACAAAGCGAGGTTGGGATCAGCTGCTTTTTTGAGGAGATCCTTCATGGTCTTTACTGCATGATCAGCTTTGCCATTGCTTTGGGAAAAGTTCGGACTGCTGCTGACATGGTGGAAGTTGTAAGGCTGGACTAATGCTGTGAATGCCGCTCCAGAGAACTGTGGCCCATTGTCTGTCATTAACGTCTCAGGAATGTGATGCCATGTAAAAATTGATTTCAGGTGAACAATAACATCTGTCTCCACATACAACCGTGGAAAATTTAACAGACTACAGccaatatatatacagtggtaccttacGAGCATAATTagttccggaaacatgcttgtaatccaaagcagttgtatatcaaagcgaattttcccattagaaataatggaaactcatatgatccatttcacaactcaaaaatattcatataaaaattattaatacaaaatataaagtaaaaatacataaaacaaattaacctgcgctttacctttgaaaagaatcgtggatggtgtgagggagatgagagaggagaagaggagggttattttgtaggacaacttttactataattaacggaatcactgctatctgttgtttGTATCTTGTTTGTgagactttaacaaggaacccatccaatgacagcctcttttgcctcctttttgatttcacaaaaatgtggacattgcattgtcgttaaacagattcatcactcgcactgctacgcccttattcaggtggtgtttttctactaaattttgactatacgagtgaggcatgccgactgagaccgagcatgggagacaattacccacaattccacagcgtgagaaagtgaataaccatgagcatgcgcttcctgttttgaagccgagcgcacgtaacaaaaaaaacaaggagcgcatgtgtgccatatgatttttgatgatacttgctgcttgtaaaccaggacttgctcggtttccaagtcaaaatttattaaaaatctttgctcgtcttgtggaacactcgtaaaccgcgttactcgtaatccgaggttccactgtatatatacatgtatatattttgcaaactgcagcctagttcttccctgcttcttattgatgaagggcttcttccttgctttacaggacttcagtcctgcttctaggagcctgtcctagcagtgcacttcacacctgagCTTAATGTTTCCCATACCTTTTGAAAGTTGCTTGATGTCATCcaccgattcatgagaaactgctGAATATAATGACGGTCACCTTTGGCATTAGAATGTCACTtttgccctttacctggctggtttctggtcattcccagtgtctcctgcatCATCTTACTCgtgtgtcctgctgtcttagagattttgaacctggaagcaacctgctacTCAGCGTAGCTTCTGCTAGTAGAGACATGATTAAATCAGGATTTAAACagatttctttaaaaatatagggtgtgtccgaaatcgcgcacttgcgcacttttagtgcgcgattttagggcttagtgcgttcacactgacaactaagccaaaattaagtgcactgaaagtacccggatggtgcactgaaaacggccagaaaacgcagtgcagaacgatggacactactcgcactaaacggacgccattttgactacgtagcggaaggggagggactttcGGCAAGTTTAAATAATGGCGGACAACAGACACGCAAGCTCATTCGGAGGCAACTGcgtcatataaatgtaacattaataaaattattttactgatgtatacttcggtgtgtagcctgtcactctctgatGACAGTTCTAGATAATTTTGAGTTTGCGATTATATCGGCTTAGAAGAGTTTGCACACGTAAATGTTAGCAGTTTTTTAGCCGGTTAGGC
This window of the Paramormyrops kingsleyae isolate MSU_618 chromosome 1, PKINGS_0.4, whole genome shotgun sequence genome carries:
- the LOC111840700 gene encoding gamma-soluble NSF attachment protein-like, which produces MAAEKINEAHDHLSQAEKHLKTSFMKWKPDYDSAASEYAKAAVAFKNAKQLEQAKDAYLKEAEAHSNNKALFHAAKALEQAGMILKDMQRIPEAVEYIEKASMMYVENGTPDTAAMALDRAGKLIEPVDLDKAVHLYQHAASVFENEDRLRQASELLGKASRLLVRQRRFDEAAVSLQKEKNMYKEIENYPTCFKKTIAQVLVQLHRNDFVAADKCVRESYSIPGFSGSEDCAAVEQLLQGYDEQDEEQVSRVCHSPLLKYMDNDYAKLAISLKVPGGGKKKKSPSGPEGQAGGAQAAEEDDEYAGGLC